One window from the genome of Nicotiana tomentosiformis chromosome 5, ASM39032v3, whole genome shotgun sequence encodes:
- the LOC138893122 gene encoding uncharacterized protein, with translation MAVNEAFQVVAMIEKLPPSWRDFKNYLKHQHKEMKLEDHVIRLKIEEDDKTVEKKSRGNSTIMGANIVEETAPKSKKRKRSSGQTKEQNKNKFKGNCYNYGKAGHRAPDCPFATYYTAGPEEELSMGNTTTTKIEVYGKIFLKMTSGKVLTLNNVLHVPTIRKNLVSTSLLIKNGFKCIFVSDKVVVSKNGMYVGKGYLT, from the exons ATGgccgtgaatgaagcatttcaagtggttgcaatgattgaaaaattgcctccttcgtggagagatttcaaaaactatcttaagcaccagcacaaagaaatgaagttggaagatcatgtgattcgtctcaagattgaggaagacgaCAAAACagtcgagaagaagtctcgtggaaattcaacgatcatgggagctaatatcgttgaggagactgctccaaaaagtaagaagagaaagaggtcttctggacagactaaggagcagaacaaaaataaattcaagggcaATTGCtacaattatggaaaagctggtcatagagcccctgattgtc CATTTGCAACTTACtatactgctggtcccgaagaagagctttctaTGGGAAATACTACAACAACCAAGATTGAAgtttatgggaagatattcctgaagatgacttccggcaaggtgttaacgctcaacaatgtacttcatgttcctactattaggaagaatttagtttctacttctttacttattaagaatggattcaaatgtatatTTGTTTCtgacaaagttgttgtaagcaagaatggaatgtatgttggaaagggctacctcacatag